The nucleotide sequence tgtattggtgctgtggacgcacaggtaagtgccaggtaagcggtattcatgtttgttatgcagtaatggtttgagatgcttagagagctcataatctgcacccccggtgttagtgctcccgcccagagttggggcatagccttcacgtgtatgttcacccgcaccgcatgctcgccttggatccaagttaggtgcttaggcttgtcgtacagaccacattaggtggttccaactcgtaggtgacccgcgatttatcgcccagcttcacgtgatcgtagcactagagcatacatatatatattacaccagcctgtcgtacagaccacgttaggtggttccgactcgtgtgcaaattcagttattgagttgagattggagctctatatgcagccgtacaggtcacgttaggtgactcccggctgtcAGATTgtatgctattgatgtgatttacgcttgagcatttacatttgattatgagattccgttgtggcatattctcgagcatgaatggcatatcatggagcatgattgacatatctatacatacgtatatatgttcattttctgggaagtatacaggttttacggcgaggggttagaatgtattttgctaaagagttttcaaagaactttgtttttgcccactcacgcttttgtttttgcgcccctccaggttctagtggtctagcaagttcggtggtttatcccagagggcatcccggcatttctgacagacactcaccattgtagggtcaccttcgggtgtaattatgtcgtatctttccttttggactgctgtagatttgctctgaaattgtgtctcacatacactagtactttgtatgctagtagattttaattattcgtacttttatattactatcttcatagcttccgcacgcgcacatggctacgtcaccttcgggtgacggccagcacgccctgatctcggtcggggtgtgtcagccaCAGTTACAAGTAGATGCACAATCATTATCCACATGAGAGCCTCGTCACGCTTTAAAGAAGTTACTAACGGTCAAtctaaggaaaatataaacctAGGAGAAAAACATAACTTTAGGTATGAAACtgggataaaaataaaaaatttgatatataaaagtttgaaaaccacAATACTTCAAGGTAGTAAAGTAAAACATATTATTATATCACAAGTGTAAGAATCACTAAGAAGAGTTGAAAAAATTGTCAACCTACATTCCTTCCAATGCTTACACAACTAATATTAggtccttaatttttttttttttttttttggtaaatggaGATTTCATAATAAAAACCAAAGGATATCCGACAGAGATTCTGCATATCTAATTTTATAATTGTCCCATAAAAAGTGAGAGGATACTAATGGGACGCCACACATCATACCTCACATAAGTAAACACTAGATCGGCAACCAAGCCCAGCCATCAACCCCTTGCTTTGGCTTGGGGCTGGTGGTAGCCTCTCCTCATGTCTCCTAATCCTCCACACCTCCTAGCCTCTACACCTCCGCCTTCCTTTCTCTTCCCCTTCTCCCCAACCACTCATTTAGCGTCCcttcctttattttctttttctctcccttTAATGGTGCTACCCAAACCTATCTTTTCGCCCACCATTTGGCGGGAAACCATTTTATCATGTCTTTGATAGAACCTCCTCCTCAATTTTGAGAATTGTCCTTACTACAAGGTTTTTCCCTTGATCTTGTGCTAAATCACTAACTTTAGAGTATTTTTTATTGTAGGTGGGTCTAATCCACCTCATACAGTTTGATTTCCAGGGTGGAACTACTCTTCTTATAACGTCGCCGCCTTACCTGGTTGAATCTGTGGCGGATCCGTCTTGCTTAGCTTGCGGTAATGGCGGATCTCACAAAAGTGGTAAAGTTGTAGGTAGAGAGAAGCCAATTAGTGGACTCTATTCTCGGATTATTGTAGGTCTTGTATTGCGTCTAGCGGGTGATGTCTTGCCTAGTGAGTGATGTGGTTGCTCGTCAGTGATGGTTTAATGTGGCCTCACTTATCGATGATGACATTATTACGCCTTGGAGTATGTTCATTGTGTCTACTTTATTTGTCACGAATCTTTCTTGGTGGTGTTTGTGCTAATACCACTACTACTTAAGGTACCCAATTTAAGGATTCATATTTATGCTTGTTTGTGTGGAATATCACCAAATCAATGAATTGATCCTTAAAGAATATACTCACGTTGCAACCCTTATAATTGTTCATGATAAAAACATTGGCAAGTTTATAACACCTAATTGAATAGCAACCAGCATCATATCCTTCTTGCTATGTGCGTGGATATCTTGTACCAATTCTTGGAATAACCCATTCTTCCAAAGAGTTAAAAGAACCGTAAGCAAGAGACCAAAATAGGGTTATACAAGAGCGGAGCGAGGTGTATTCGAGTAAGAAAGGAAGTGCTAGAACTGCAAAACGCAGGTAAAGGATCTATttagcgaaaaaaaaaaaggcaaagaaaacaaaactaagAGAAGTTTTTCCTTAAAACACGAGGATAGGGTCAGTTATGTGGACCTTGAAGCATACCATTCAACATAGCCCTCGCGGTCGATCAAATGCATCTTGAAGAAGTCTCCTCTAGCATTGAAGTGTCTAATATGATCTCTTAAAGTTTCCAATAAGCTATATCTAGCAGCTTCACTTGTCCGCAATACATGGAAGGATTAGGGTAGTTGATCAGGAACCGGCTGATAAATCCCAAATTGCCATAACACTCTCTCACCCAGGTACCACTCGACATGGTCCAGCTATATGAGCTCCACTCGGGCAAGGAAGTACGGATCAGATATAGCTACAACTAACCCAGTCTTTTCCGTCCCTCTGGACCAACGAGGGGTAATACATAAATATTCACCTGTTGTCCATCCATTATGCCTTTCATCTTGATCTTAGGACTTGACTCGCCCTCTATGGAAGGAACCTTGTGGAGGAACCCTTATGCTTTTGGGGCATTGGATTCTCACTAATGTTTGCGTTACTCAAGCCGACATTCTATCTTCCACTTTATCCATTGCCTCTCACGCGAGTGCTTCTCTCCCCTATGCATTTTTACATCCCACAGCTTCAACAAATTGCTTAGCCCCATCAATATTCGATGCAAGAGTGCTCGATCAATGAGCTATAACGCACTCTTTCAAGGGTGGCTGCTTCTAGGCAAACATTTTGGCTCTTTCTGCAGCCCTACCTCCTTTATCATTGAGCGGTCATTTAGGGGCTTTAGCTAGTAAGCTTATCCCCTATCGTCTCACTGGCCAACCTTGACCCCTATTATTTTGAGGTTATATCTAGTATTCATAGTTTGCCTCAGTGAGGGCTGTGAGActtgtaaataaataaagggtaaattacattttgcacCTTCAAGTTTGGGTGCAATTACAACttcttacaatatctttaaaacatttcaatttataCCTTTactattatttcatttcaattccatacAACCGTCTCAATTTCTATTAGATTTTCAGTTATCTGCTTATATGGATCTCACAGGCCCCATATACATGTAACATgtggaattaaaattaataaaataatttttaattatagaagggctctctctttcttctccaaCCCACcatttcctttctctctcttcttctcttagTCTTCGCCCATCCCTCACTCTCCTCTTCGCCTAACCCAATTTTTCCTACAGAACGACACACATTGCTACCTCCAGATTTCAGGCTTTCAAGATTTTTTGGGATGTGGCCGATCTGCCTACCCTGCTGAAGTTGCTCAAGCAACCTCGCTGCACCACCGTTTGTCGCCACTAACAACGGCCAAATGGCCATAGACGCTCAAAGAAGACCAGGGGTCTAGGAGCAAGAAATCatgagccaaaaaaaaaaaaatcaataattcaaaAGAAAGGCATAGTTCTTGTTCTCTGCAAAGGGTTGAGTGTTGCgattctgcaaaaaaaaaaaatgaaaggggtTGCAATTCAAAATAAGAGGGTCCAATCCCAAATCGAAAACATCTTTGTTGTTGTTAACAAAGAAGTTCCAAGGGCTTGCTGTCCCGATTTTGCCGTCAGGGGTGGGGGAGTGGGTTGTGGTTTTGGTGGTGGAAGGGATGAGGGACGGACAAAGGGGGAAACAGGTGCGGATGAATGTTGGACACCTGCTCGAAACAGCAAGTGGTGGCCGAGGATTTCCTTCTCCCCGACGGCTTAGATCTTAGTGCTACGTCGAATTTAGGGTCTCTAAATTGGTTAGCTCTGCGATTTTGGTTTCCGACGAAGATAAGGGGGCTTTGGCCAGAGTGGTTAGGGAGAAAAGGGGGAGGAGGACACTGTCGACTTTGTCATGGGAAGTCGTGTCCGAGACGGGGCTCTTCAATTCGATAGCTTGGGGTTTGAAAATCACCAAGCAGGGACTTGGGCTTTGTTCCATGAGGAACATTAGGTCATAGTGGTGGTCTGACATCGATGGGGAACAGCGATGGAGCTGCTGTCTGAGTCGTCTGGGTGCGTCGGATCgttaaagaagaagatgaaagtgGCTGCAACCACTAGGTTTGGGGCTGGagatttttagagagagaaatgagagagagagagagagagagataagtggggtcattttgtttaatttatttatttttaattgatttgtaatatttaattgtttttatttgcCAAGCCATAAAAATATAGGAACTTTTATTTTCCACGTTATCACTTAACGGTCAAATTAATGGTTTGACtaatggatgtatgaaattgtaattaaatgataagttatgtgattgaaatgttttaaaaatattacatAAAGTTGCAATTACACTCAAACATGAAgaggtaaaatataatttacccataaataaataaaggtttCCTTCTGCATCCAACACAAATATTACATGAAGACAATCCTTACCCAAGTAATAAGGAGGCCCACATAAAAGGTCCCAAAAAAATCCACTAGGAGCGTTAGTGGAGACGGCCGGCCGCCAGAAACGCCAAAAAGTCCACCAGAAGAAGCAGAACTCTAGCCCATTCTTTGTCTCACCTCCTGTCGAATGGAGCCAAACACAGATCCAGAAACCAAACACGGATCCAGAGAAGCCTCCCACACACATATCCAGCTACCAAACACGGATCCAGAGAAAGCCTCCCACATCCTAGTTTCTCAGGTGCAGAAACTGAAAATAGGAGGTAGggaagggggagggggagggggacgAAAAGGAAAGGAGAAAAGGGGCTTAAAGGTTTATTGCCACCGGCCTCAAGCAATAAAATGATACTACTTCTGACCAATGTTTGTACTCCTTTGCTAATCGTCTCTTGCAGCAGTATATGATGCTCATCGAATATCTCCAACAGTAGGGTCAATAGGTTGCATTACAATCACTTTGGAACTCTTCGAGATCCGACAAGTGAAATTTAAACATGCTTTTATGTGTTATATTGACGTCAACTTTAAATAGTGTATATATGATTACATTCAACAATAAGAGCGAGATACACGAGCTGCGGATAGGCataaagcaaaaacaaagccTTGTCCAAAAGTGTTAAAAAAGTAGACACGAATAATAATTTCAAAGTGCTACTGCAAAGACTCAATGGAATGACGAGCACAACCGCGTACCCTCCTACAAATTATGAAGAAGAGTCGGTTCGAATGGGCACAagtagaaataaattaattcagGAGAAGAAATGACAAACGAAAAATCAAAAGTTTACTAACTTGTTGTAAGCTTGTATATCATGCTGGTACATGTGAGCAGCATCAGGGTTTGCTGGACTTGCAGCGTTTGGATCAGTGAGAAGTGACTGCAACAATTTGTTCAGTAGTAAATTAACCAACATGATCGCCATGTAATATGAATGTAAGAGAGAAGGAAATGAGTAGTCCGATTTGAAAATTACTTGAACAGACGTCAAAATCGTAGATACATTGTGGCATGGTGACCATGCATCCTGAATTATATCCATGCACAGTGAACCATCACGATAAACTGCACAAACAACATAAGTAACGAGTCAGAATTCTTTTGCTCGGATAAAAATGCAGAAATGTAGAAATGTAGACTTGTCAATCAATAAACCGGAAGCAGGGTAGAACTGAGGGGTCAAggaacaaataaacaaaaacgcAATATGTTTATTAATACATGAACCAATATAATGAGAAGAAATATATACTGTAAGCTGTTGAATTTGAGCTAAGATAAAAGCTTTTGGCTTTTGTTCTTGGATTTCTCTTATTCTTTTGCAATCAGACACCGTCCTCTGTAGTAGTGCTCATTTATACTATAATTTTCATAATCCCTCTTTGTTGGTGTATTGAAACCGATATATATTTAAGAACAAAAGATATTAACCACTATTACCGTGCTGCTTGTTACATTGACAAGGAAAATACATATCAAAAATATTACCGGTATGAACATAAAAACAAGGATCGGGCAATTGTCAAatctcatcatcatcatgccaTACTCTTGAAAGTTAATTAGCAGCGGTGCAAAAAGAATATGCATATAGCGTCTTCAATGGCCTGTAAAACTTCAAACCAGGGACTTGAAATGCTATACAACAGAACAGAGCATTTCTCAGCAGCGCTGTTTGCTCGATATTGTTTGTTGGTTCAGACaatttcattgttgtttttaAAGTGAAATTATGGAAGTTCACAACCCTCAGACACTCGATCCATCTATACAGGTAAAGACTAGAATGCATAATCCCAGTAACAAGTAAAGTTGACCTCTAATCACTTGATAAACGCTACCTAAGGTTATCATAACTTATCTGAGATGAAATGTTCATTGCGTGGTCGTTTAACATGGTATCATAACTTGGGTTACAACTTACGAGAGTCCCTGAGTTGAAACCTTCaattatttgttaattgcaagatTACAAGCTTAAGCTTTTGAGTTCAGTTGTTGCTAACATTTCCTATATACAGAAAGCAAAGTAGAATAGATATGATTTTGATCAAACTAACCATTTGGATGGAAAATTTCGGAGGTGAAACGAACCCGAGGCGGCTTTTCGGGATAACGTTCACTAAATGTCAACCTCAAGCTATAAACACCTCCTGAGTTTTTCCAAATTTAACATCAAAACAGTCAAattccaaaaccaaatcaacaaacaaagaaaacacagaacaaaaaaaaaaaacagaaacagaTCTGCCCACAACCTTCCCATGGGGTCTCATCAGGCCCGAATATGGTGGCGCTCCACACCATCAGA is from Pyrus communis chromosome 10, drPyrComm1.1, whole genome shotgun sequence and encodes:
- the LOC137747412 gene encoding ubiquitin-conjugating enzyme E2 1-like; translation: MASSAQLRLMSDLRTIINEPPEGCSASPVSDDNLMVWSATIFGPDETPWEGGVYSLRLTFSERYPEKPPRVRFTSEIFHPNVYRDGSLCMDIIQDAWSPCHNVSTILTSVQSLLTDPNAASPANPDAAHMYQHDIQAYNKRVRGCARHSIESLQ